The following proteins are co-located in the Desulfobacterales bacterium genome:
- a CDS encoding FAD-dependent oxidoreductase, translating into MNPDKMFADSGIEMVVDRVEDIDAAQKQLKTAGGKAIPYDKLILSPGSKPFVPPIPGGDLDGVVTLRSLSDAENIRTYLDTHNPVKLVFVGAGFISLEVAALLKQVPDKQYGIEIIELMDCPLPLMLDPELGKIIHEHLDGNGFNMRMGQKVSKIIGQDDRVSAVELDSGERVDADMVFMNVGTRPNLELAKHMGLEMGQYGIKVNEFLETSNPDVLAAGDCIENYHFITQKPVPIQLRGPAVIQGRLLAKRLAGYDIPFPGLLGSSAVKLFNKYIAATGFNETQARNEGFDPVCATVQSGSKHAMIPGMQPWTLKLVFDRDSHRLIGGQIISDSEAPVKEIDAVNALIVGRQTISDLVTLMCAGNPDCSSEPSKEPITIAAEQALQQVRPASSVRGV; encoded by the coding sequence GTGAATCCTGATAAAATGTTTGCTGACAGCGGCATTGAAATGGTTGTGGATCGGGTGGAGGATATTGATGCCGCCCAAAAACAGCTGAAAACTGCCGGCGGAAAGGCGATCCCCTATGATAAGCTGATTTTATCCCCGGGGTCGAAACCGTTTGTTCCTCCGATTCCCGGCGGTGACCTGGATGGCGTGGTGACCCTGCGCTCGCTTTCGGATGCCGAGAACATCAGGACATACCTGGATACTCACAACCCGGTAAAATTGGTATTTGTGGGTGCCGGTTTTATCAGCCTCGAGGTGGCGGCTCTTCTCAAGCAGGTGCCGGATAAGCAGTATGGGATTGAAATTATTGAATTAATGGATTGTCCGCTGCCATTAATGCTTGATCCGGAACTCGGCAAAATCATCCATGAGCATCTGGACGGCAATGGGTTCAATATGCGCATGGGGCAGAAGGTTTCCAAAATTATCGGCCAAGACGACCGGGTATCGGCTGTGGAGCTCGATTCCGGCGAGCGGGTGGACGCGGATATGGTGTTTATGAATGTGGGGACGCGGCCCAACCTGGAGCTGGCCAAGCACATGGGCCTTGAAATGGGCCAATACGGGATAAAGGTTAATGAGTTTCTGGAGACCTCAAACCCGGATGTCTTGGCGGCAGGCGACTGTATTGAGAATTATCATTTTATCACCCAAAAACCGGTGCCGATCCAGCTCCGCGGTCCGGCGGTGATTCAGGGCCGGCTTCTGGCCAAGCGGCTGGCCGGATATGATATCCCGTTTCCCGGGCTGCTTGGCAGCAGTGCGGTTAAACTGTTTAACAAGTATATTGCCGCCACGGGGTTTAATGAAACCCAGGCCCGAAACGAGGGGTTTGATCCGGTGTGCGCCACCGTGCAGTCCGGCAGCAAGCATGCCATGATTCCCGGCATGCAGCCATGGACGCTGAAACTGGTGTTTGACCGGGATTCCCACAGACTTATCGGCGGGCAGATTATCAGTGATAGTGAGGCGCCGGTAAAGGAGATCGATGCCGTGAATGCCTTGATCGTGGGCAGGCAGACCATATCGGATCTTGTAACGCTGATGTGCGCCGGCAACCCGGATTGCTCCTCTGAGCCCTCCAAGGAGCCCATTACCATCGCAGCAGAGCAGGCACTCCAGCAGGTCCGGCCGGCGAGTTCAGTGAGAGGGGTTTAA
- a CDS encoding four helix bundle protein, whose amino-acid sequence MFCIQIEIAIGIGIEKNMTLGREKLDVYRLSIGYVAWVYEKADSLNGVHRPARDQWLRAIQSIPLNIAEGNGKTAEADRRRYFEIARGSPLECAAIQDVLVVDKALDKMESRNRKDELDRMAAMLSRLGGRGYQVREDQEVYSIDFDPDSDFDPDFDPDSEENESQP is encoded by the coding sequence TTGTTCTGTATCCAAATCGAAATCGCTATCGGGATCGGGATCGAAAAAAATATGACCCTTGGACGTGAAAAACTGGACGTCTATCGCCTTTCAATAGGCTACGTTGCATGGGTTTACGAGAAGGCCGACAGCCTGAACGGAGTCCATCGGCCCGCCCGGGATCAATGGCTTCGGGCCATCCAGTCGATACCGCTCAATATCGCCGAAGGTAATGGCAAGACCGCGGAAGCCGACCGAAGGCGTTATTTCGAAATCGCTCGTGGCTCCCCGCTTGAGTGCGCGGCGATTCAAGATGTGCTGGTTGTCGACAAGGCGCTGGACAAGATGGAAAGCCGGAACCGCAAGGATGAACTCGACCGTATGGCCGCGATGCTCAGCCGTCTCGGCGGAAGAGGATACCAAGTTCGAGAGGATCAGGAAGTCTACAGCATCGATTTCGATCCCGATAGCGATTTCGATCCCGATTTCGATCCCGATAGCGAAGAAAACGAATCCCAACCTTAG
- a CDS encoding acyl-CoA dehydrogenase family protein — protein sequence MDFKLSKPQKEIKKAAWEFARGKFDKEMIIEQAKTQAFPKDILKKAGELGFIGIHFDEAYEGGGLGLFEDVLVTETFCQKDSTLGAALKFSAYAAECLVRFGDSVLNDKFTPAIASGEMISTGAFLEPEQGYDVSTVQTTAEKDTAEWIINGAKAFVPFGDQADIYIVLCATDTAVEPKNKGMSMLLAEADREGISTGPRAEKLGGRMVPFAPVRFENVRVPLSNLIGNEGMGHTQLERFFIENRIQVAAMALGTAQGALDRALAYVKEREQFGKKLAQFQVTRHKLADMAARIEAARYLTYYAASRFDRGKHIPRDAAIAKLTAARAAMAVTDEAIQLLGGYGYMTEYEVEHFHRDAKHAEIFQGPPGVQKDIIADDIIGKLKL from the coding sequence ATGGATTTTAAACTATCCAAGCCCCAGAAAGAGATCAAAAAAGCCGCGTGGGAATTTGCCAGGGGCAAATTTGATAAGGAAATGATCATTGAGCAGGCTAAAACCCAGGCATTTCCAAAAGATATATTGAAAAAAGCCGGCGAACTCGGCTTTATCGGCATCCATTTTGACGAAGCCTATGAAGGCGGCGGTCTTGGGCTTTTTGAAGATGTGCTGGTCACAGAAACATTCTGCCAGAAAGATTCCACCCTTGGCGCCGCCCTCAAGTTTTCCGCCTATGCGGCAGAATGCCTGGTCCGGTTCGGGGACAGTGTGTTAAACGATAAATTCACACCGGCCATTGCAAGCGGTGAAATGATCTCCACCGGGGCGTTTCTGGAACCCGAGCAGGGCTATGACGTGAGCACTGTGCAAACAACAGCGGAAAAAGATACCGCCGAATGGATCATCAACGGTGCCAAGGCATTCGTGCCGTTCGGGGATCAGGCGGATATTTATATTGTCCTATGTGCCACCGATACCGCGGTTGAGCCCAAAAACAAGGGCATGTCGATGCTGCTGGCGGAAGCCGACCGGGAGGGCATATCAACCGGGCCCCGGGCCGAAAAACTCGGCGGCCGGATGGTTCCGTTTGCACCGGTTCGGTTTGAAAATGTGCGGGTGCCCCTCTCTAACCTGATCGGCAATGAGGGCATGGGACACACCCAGCTGGAAAGATTTTTCATTGAAAACCGCATCCAGGTGGCGGCCATGGCTCTGGGCACCGCCCAGGGAGCATTGGATCGGGCCCTTGCCTACGTGAAGGAGCGCGAGCAGTTTGGCAAAAAACTGGCCCAGTTCCAGGTTACCCGGCACAAACTCGCGGATATGGCCGCCCGGATCGAGGCGGCCCGCTACCTTACCTATTATGCGGCCAGCCGGTTTGATCGGGGCAAACACATCCCCCGGGATGCGGCCATAGCCAAACTAACCGCTGCCAGGGCCGCCATGGCGGTAACCGACGAGGCCATCCAGCTCTTGGGCGGATACGGCTATATGACGGAATACGAAGTAGAGCATTTTCACCGGGACGCCAAACATGCGGAAATCTTCCAGGGCCCGCCCGGTGTGCAGAAGGATATTATTGCCGATGACATCATTGGCAAATTAAAACTATGA
- a CDS encoding NAD(P)-binding protein has product MAHPVAIIGGNIAGLSAAFYLASKGCQVTVYETKLWDKPCGGAISREFARYLNDHLGIRSAGADKPVRPLQCGFQKAPPVLLDGIFVVTSRYHLQKDLITSLKDHPNIDIVFKRVNLNDAALLTPQTVLATGFSGLTRKIIQSEWHNREYALIYKAEGEFGPQYNPGSHLLLFNSRIQGYGWIFLENHGRLTMGTGGLLDKPGLYKEYERFRRHALNIYNDSGLRETGRPVIWKIPVARHPDRNRLAFNREGIEFIGVGDVLGLAHPITAAGIEPAWQSGWLLAESYDPDQGRIDVEKYRLLLKKNLGLTSRKPIDRLAAWMLRSIRLPVHERMAYIFLRLNKQSIYKSLTRYPWFAMVHDGEQEVKLDLN; this is encoded by the coding sequence ATGGCCCATCCTGTTGCCATTATCGGCGGAAACATTGCCGGCCTGTCTGCCGCCTTTTACCTGGCCAGCAAAGGCTGCCAAGTCACGGTGTATGAAACCAAACTCTGGGATAAACCCTGCGGCGGGGCGATCAGCAGGGAGTTTGCCCGGTACCTGAATGATCATTTGGGCATTCGCTCCGCCGGCGCGGACAAACCGGTCCGCCCGTTGCAATGCGGATTTCAGAAAGCCCCGCCGGTTTTATTGGACGGGATTTTTGTCGTCACCTCCCGGTATCACCTGCAGAAAGACCTGATCACAAGCCTTAAAGACCACCCGAATATCGATATCGTCTTTAAACGCGTCAATTTAAATGATGCCGCCCTTTTGACCCCGCAAACGGTTCTTGCCACCGGATTCAGCGGCCTGACCCGCAAAATCATCCAGTCAGAATGGCATAACCGGGAATACGCGCTGATATATAAAGCCGAGGGTGAGTTTGGTCCTCAGTACAACCCGGGCAGCCATCTTTTATTGTTTAACAGCCGCATCCAGGGATACGGCTGGATATTTCTCGAAAACCACGGCCGCTTAACCATGGGCACCGGCGGGCTGCTCGACAAGCCCGGGTTATATAAGGAATATGAAAGATTTCGTCGACACGCCCTCAATATTTACAACGATTCGGGGCTGCGGGAAACAGGCCGGCCCGTGATATGGAAAATCCCGGTGGCCCGGCATCCCGACCGGAACCGGTTGGCCTTTAACAGGGAGGGCATTGAATTTATCGGCGTGGGCGACGTGCTTGGGCTTGCCCATCCCATTACAGCCGCCGGCATCGAGCCGGCCTGGCAGTCCGGATGGCTCCTGGCGGAAAGCTATGATCCGGACCAGGGGCGTATCGATGTGGAAAAATACCGGCTTCTTCTTAAAAAGAACCTTGGACTCACCAGCCGAAAGCCCATTGACCGCCTGGCCGCCTGGATGCTCAGATCCATCCGGCTGCCCGTTCATGAAAGAATGGCCTATATTTTTTTACGCTTAAACAAACAAAGCATCTATAAAAGCCTGACCCGATATCCCTGGTTCGCAATGGTCCATGACGGAGAGCAGGAGGTTAAGTTGGACCTAAACTGA
- a CDS encoding ATPase P, whose translation MRIDIPGYGELALNHLVMDYNGTLAVDGKLIDGVKDALIKLSESLSLHVLTADTFGIAKEGLEGIPCQLTILPKDDQQGGKLRFVQELGAAHVAAIGNGRNDQLMLRDSALGIAVILGEGASVQALQSADVVCPSIVSALELTLNPLRLTATLRS comes from the coding sequence ATGCGGATTGATATCCCCGGATACGGCGAACTGGCACTAAACCATCTGGTCATGGACTACAATGGCACCCTGGCTGTTGACGGCAAGTTGATCGACGGGGTGAAAGACGCATTGATCAAACTTTCCGAAAGTTTAAGCCTTCATGTGCTGACGGCGGATACATTCGGCATAGCTAAAGAGGGCCTTGAAGGCATTCCATGCCAGCTGACCATCCTGCCGAAGGATGACCAGCAGGGGGGCAAGCTTCGGTTTGTTCAGGAACTGGGCGCCGCCCATGTGGCGGCCATCGGCAACGGCCGCAACGATCAGCTGATGCTAAGGGATTCCGCACTGGGCATTGCCGTGATATTGGGAGAGGGGGCGTCGGTGCAAGCCCTGCAATCGGCGGACGTGGTATGCCCATCCATTGTGTCCGCGCTTGAACTCACGCTGAACCCGCTTCGGCTGACCGCCACTCTTCGCTCATAG
- a CDS encoding acyl-CoA dehydrogenase family protein has translation MQILNYTDAHHEYRKRLKNFMAAEVTPYVDEWEKERIVPKSIWKRMGEEGFLCPWVPTEYGGMGGDFLYSVIVSEELARTNHTGLSAPLHSDVVVPYIASFANEEQKQKYLPGCVSGDIVTAVAMTEPDAGSDLASLTTTAEEDGDEIILNGSKTFISNGINSDLVIVAAKDPAVDNPYQAVSLYLVEDGTPGFKRGRHLDKMGFWSQDTAELFFTNCRIPKENLMGEKGQGFYMLMQKLQQERLVTAIGGQAAAEMILEWTTDYCRNHTDASGKPIAKNQAVQFAIVEMTTEVKLGRTFLDKLITEHMAGENVVIETSMAKYWCTDLSKRLSQRCLDLHADFGLTEDCPIARAFRDVRVMPIFAGTNEIMKQIAGKFMGM, from the coding sequence ATGCAGATACTAAACTATACCGACGCCCATCACGAGTACCGGAAACGACTGAAAAACTTCATGGCGGCCGAAGTCACCCCCTATGTGGACGAGTGGGAAAAAGAGCGAATTGTGCCCAAATCCATCTGGAAACGCATGGGCGAGGAGGGATTCCTCTGCCCCTGGGTCCCCACCGAATACGGGGGAATGGGCGGAGATTTTCTCTATTCGGTAATCGTCTCCGAGGAGCTTGCCCGGACCAATCATACCGGGCTTTCCGCCCCCCTTCACAGCGATGTGGTGGTGCCCTATATCGCCTCATTCGCCAATGAAGAACAAAAACAGAAATATCTCCCCGGCTGCGTGTCCGGCGATATTGTTACCGCAGTGGCCATGACCGAACCGGATGCGGGCAGCGACCTGGCCAGTCTCACCACGACCGCAGAGGAAGACGGGGATGAAATCATCTTAAACGGCTCCAAGACCTTTATCTCAAACGGCATCAATTCGGATCTGGTCATTGTGGCGGCCAAGGACCCGGCGGTGGACAATCCGTATCAGGCCGTGTCGCTTTACCTGGTCGAAGACGGCACACCCGGATTCAAGCGGGGACGACACCTGGATAAGATGGGCTTCTGGAGCCAGGACACCGCAGAGCTCTTTTTCACCAACTGCCGGATACCTAAAGAAAACCTCATGGGCGAAAAGGGCCAGGGGTTTTACATGCTCATGCAAAAACTCCAGCAGGAGCGCCTGGTCACGGCTATCGGCGGCCAGGCGGCAGCCGAGATGATCCTTGAATGGACCACCGACTACTGCCGGAATCATACGGACGCCTCGGGAAAACCCATTGCCAAAAACCAGGCCGTGCAATTTGCCATTGTTGAGATGACCACTGAGGTCAAACTCGGCCGCACATTTCTGGACAAGCTGATCACCGAGCATATGGCGGGCGAAAACGTGGTGATCGAGACCTCCATGGCCAAATACTGGTGCACCGATCTGTCCAAAAGACTCTCCCAGAGATGTCTGGATCTGCACGCCGATTTCGGCTTAACCGAGGATTGCCCCATCGCCCGCGCATTCCGGGATGTTCGCGTGATGCCCATATTTGCCGGCACCAATGAAATCATGAAACAGATTGCCGGCAAATTCATGGGGATGTAA
- a CDS encoding endonuclease/exonuclease/phosphatase family protein — protein sequence MRVMTFNLRFENERDGENAWLYRREMVVELINYYQPAILGTQEGKWPQLMYLKEHLTDYAAHLPGREPDEKSQCPTLFFRKEWFAIESGRDFWLSKTPEVHLSKDWDSAFPRMMSYAEIAGIKSGARLMAGVTHLDHIGVEARYQQARIISEWVAEQTLPVVLMGDFNDDPSSRVHEILTEPARNLRDTWEVLKGREDAGSYTHHGFNGIPQHARMDWILVSPHFEVMDAQIIRDAFNGSYPSDHYPYMADLRMVGMEA from the coding sequence ATGCGGGTGATGACCTTTAATCTGAGATTTGAAAATGAGCGGGACGGGGAGAACGCCTGGCTTTATAGGCGGGAAATGGTGGTTGAGCTGATAAACTATTATCAGCCGGCCATTTTGGGCACACAGGAGGGCAAATGGCCCCAGCTGATGTATCTAAAAGAGCATTTGACCGATTATGCGGCCCATCTGCCGGGTCGGGAGCCGGATGAAAAATCCCAGTGCCCCACGCTTTTTTTCCGGAAAGAATGGTTTGCGATCGAATCCGGCCGGGACTTCTGGCTGTCCAAAACCCCGGAAGTGCATTTGAGCAAGGATTGGGACAGCGCTTTTCCGCGCATGATGAGTTACGCCGAAATTGCCGGCATTAAAAGCGGGGCGCGGCTGATGGCCGGGGTCACCCACCTGGACCATATTGGTGTGGAGGCCAGATACCAGCAGGCCCGGATCATCTCCGAATGGGTGGCGGAGCAGACGCTGCCGGTGGTGCTGATGGGGGATTTCAATGATGACCCGTCTTCCCGGGTGCATGAAATCTTAACCGAACCCGCGCGCAATCTGCGCGATACCTGGGAAGTGCTCAAAGGCCGGGAGGATGCCGGCAGCTACACCCATCACGGGTTCAACGGGATTCCCCAGCACGCCCGGATGGACTGGATACTCGTGTCCCCGCATTTTGAGGTAATGGATGCGCAGATAATCCGGGATGCGTTTAACGGCAGCTACCCCTCGGATCATTATCCATACATGGCGGATTTAAGGATGGTTGGCATGGAGGCGTAA
- a CDS encoding radical SAM protein has product MPNYQNILMVYPEVPNNTYWSFKYALKFIRKKSAMPPLGLLTVAALFPPDYELKLLDMNIEPLPDEAIEWADAVFISAMIVQQDSVESVIARCNRMDTKVVLGGPYANSNQADIQGVDHFVLGEVEETLHGFLSDLENGTAKHVYPKPAHPDISKAPTPRFDLLKMDAYGSMAVQYSRGCPFHCEFCDIWTVYGNKPRLKSANAMSAEMDALYRQGWRGGVFLVDDNFIGNKKRVKAELLPALKQWQTDRGHPFHFFTEASINMAEDEDLLTGMREAGFNEVFIGIETPDEEGLKETGKVQNLKTDMGQAVQNIQKHGIEVMAGFIVGFDHDKNDIFDRQIRFIQENAIPKAMIGLLTALPGTRLYERLKSEGRMLGASIGNNTHVLSTNFKTVMDGKQIKEGYKKILASIYDYRLKMYFERCNRFFDNMQYTGYFQRKIRYEEVKIFLKSLARQPFTPYGWEYLKFLTRNFFKHREIFGEAVSMSITGHHFHTITQETLKKEKIASMLEENYRDFVQLVNRYSKSLMTNSIDNIDYAAKLWKKRVKLLKEMQNKIKKIHVDFRGDLNKRYMEISKQMRELMNNFEQKALPAPD; this is encoded by the coding sequence ATGCCCAACTATCAGAATATCCTCATGGTTTACCCGGAGGTACCGAACAACACATACTGGAGTTTTAAGTATGCGCTGAAGTTTATCCGTAAAAAAAGCGCCATGCCTCCGCTGGGGCTTCTCACCGTAGCCGCCCTGTTTCCGCCGGATTATGAGTTGAAACTGCTGGACATGAACATCGAACCTTTACCGGACGAGGCGATTGAATGGGCGGATGCCGTATTTATATCCGCCATGATTGTCCAGCAGGACTCGGTTGAATCCGTGATTGCCCGCTGCAACCGGATGGATACCAAAGTGGTCTTGGGCGGACCCTATGCGAATTCCAACCAGGCAGACATCCAAGGCGTGGACCATTTTGTTCTGGGGGAGGTGGAGGAAACCCTTCATGGGTTTCTCTCTGATCTGGAAAACGGAACCGCCAAACATGTGTATCCGAAGCCTGCGCATCCGGATATCAGCAAAGCCCCCACCCCCCGGTTTGATCTTTTAAAAATGGATGCCTACGGCTCCATGGCGGTCCAGTATTCCAGAGGGTGCCCCTTCCATTGCGAGTTCTGCGACATCTGGACCGTTTACGGCAACAAGCCCCGGCTCAAGTCCGCGAATGCCATGAGCGCGGAAATGGATGCCCTCTACCGCCAGGGCTGGCGCGGCGGGGTCTTTCTGGTGGATGACAACTTCATCGGCAACAAAAAACGGGTGAAAGCCGAACTTTTGCCCGCATTGAAACAGTGGCAGACAGACCGCGGCCATCCCTTCCATTTCTTCACCGAGGCCAGCATCAACATGGCCGAGGACGAGGACCTTTTGACCGGCATGCGGGAAGCCGGCTTCAACGAAGTTTTCATCGGGATTGAAACCCCGGATGAGGAGGGGCTTAAAGAAACCGGCAAGGTGCAAAACCTGAAAACAGACATGGGCCAGGCGGTCCAGAATATCCAGAAGCACGGCATCGAGGTCATGGCCGGATTCATCGTGGGCTTTGACCATGACAAGAACGACATCTTTGATCGTCAGATCCGTTTTATCCAGGAGAACGCGATCCCCAAAGCCATGATCGGTTTGCTCACCGCACTTCCCGGAACCCGCCTTTATGAGCGGCTCAAGTCCGAAGGCCGGATGCTGGGCGCCTCCATCGGCAACAACACCCATGTGCTCTCCACCAATTTTAAAACCGTGATGGACGGCAAGCAGATTAAGGAAGGTTATAAAAAGATCCTGGCCAGCATCTATGACTACCGGTTAAAGATGTATTTTGAACGATGCAACCGATTTTTCGACAATATGCAATACACCGGCTATTTTCAGCGCAAAATCCGGTATGAAGAGGTCAAAATATTTTTAAAATCCCTTGCCCGCCAGCCGTTTACCCCGTATGGGTGGGAGTATCTCAAATTTTTGACCCGCAATTTCTTCAAGCACCGGGAAATCTTTGGCGAGGCGGTATCCATGAGCATCACCGGCCACCACTTTCACACCATCACCCAGGAAACCCTGAAAAAGGAAAAAATCGCCTCGATGCTGGAAGAAAATTACCGCGATTTCGTCCAGTTGGTGAACCGGTATTCCAAATCCCTGATGACCAACTCCATAGACAACATCGACTACGCCGCCAAGCTCTGGAAAAAGCGGGTCAAGCTGCTAAAAGAAATGCAGAATAAAATCAAAAAGATCCATGTTGACTTCCGGGGCGATTTGAACAAACGGTATATGGAGATCTCCAAACAGATGCGGGAGTTGATGAACAATTTTGAGCAGAAGGCCCTGCCCGCCCCCGACTAG
- a CDS encoding CGGC domain-containing protein encodes MKKVAIVACGSYADQGYGCPGEWRCLKAATLGEGFFDEESQVVAFLMCDCPGRPIMSNMGMTLKSLEFKPDAIHLSSCMVNAKPGCPYMDPEELARDIENKFGIPVVLGTHQYA; translated from the coding sequence ATGAAAAAAGTGGCAATTGTCGCGTGCGGTTCATATGCGGATCAGGGATACGGCTGTCCCGGAGAATGGCGGTGCTTAAAAGCGGCAACACTGGGAGAAGGGTTTTTTGATGAAGAATCCCAGGTTGTGGCCTTTCTTATGTGCGACTGTCCGGGCCGGCCAATCATGTCAAATATGGGCATGACGCTAAAATCCCTGGAATTTAAACCCGACGCCATCCATTTAAGTTCTTGCATGGTCAATGCCAAGCCGGGCTGCCCCTATATGGACCCGGAAGAGCTGGCCAGGGATATTGAGAACAAATTCGGTATCCCGGTGGTGCTGGGCACGCATCAGTATGCGTAA
- a CDS encoding adenine deaminase C-terminal domain-containing protein yields the protein MDIQITQSLMQVAAGAEPADRVIIHATVVNVFTGELLENWSVGIKEERIAYTGPDAAHMIGPATHVIDAGGKPLIPGFIDGHTHILWMTTPEEFLKNALSGGTTTMVTEIFEPYPVAGIDGVNELLAALADQPVKIFATAPAMVSISRRSRAIRQADLESLLERTEILGLGESYWQGILQSPEAYLPAFQLTRKHRKTLEGHSAGAGEKKLNAYAATGISSCHEPIQAAEAIDRLRLGFYVMVREGSVRRDLEAIAEIRDAGVDLRRLVLVSDGLSPAELAKYGYMEHIVQKAIDCGFAPVDAIRMATLNVAEHFGIDDLVGAIAPGRYADMAIIPDMETISPELVISSGEIIARNGKALTAAKSHVFSSESRQTVRLPRRLAAKDFEIGADPLKSTHTVRVIELVTDLVTRERLMELPAENGRINLPADDDVQKIAAIDRAHTPGDMFVGLIKGLGLASGAFATSATWDSADIIAAGADEADMALAVNRIQALNGGVVVCSQGHILAEMPLPIFGVISDQPAKAVEEQAAAIDEALAELGVSLRDPALTLATLTTAAIPFFRICEEGYVNLKDGSTLGLFV from the coding sequence ATGGACATTCAAATCACACAATCCCTCATGCAGGTGGCAGCCGGGGCTGAACCCGCAGACAGGGTGATCATCCATGCCACAGTGGTTAATGTATTTACCGGTGAGCTCCTTGAGAATTGGTCAGTGGGCATCAAGGAAGAACGGATCGCCTACACCGGCCCCGACGCCGCCCACATGATCGGGCCGGCCACGCACGTCATTGATGCCGGCGGCAAGCCGTTAATCCCCGGCTTTATTGACGGCCATACCCATATCTTATGGATGACCACCCCGGAAGAATTTCTGAAAAATGCGCTCTCCGGCGGAACCACCACGATGGTCACCGAAATCTTCGAGCCCTACCCGGTTGCCGGAATTGACGGCGTAAACGAGCTTTTGGCCGCGCTGGCGGATCAGCCCGTCAAAATATTTGCCACTGCACCGGCCATGGTCTCCATCAGCCGCCGCTCCCGCGCCATCAGGCAGGCCGATCTCGAATCTTTACTGGAAAGAACGGAAATTCTGGGACTCGGGGAATCCTACTGGCAGGGCATCCTGCAATCCCCGGAGGCCTATCTACCCGCCTTCCAGCTGACCCGCAAGCACCGAAAAACCCTTGAGGGCCACAGCGCAGGTGCCGGCGAGAAAAAGCTAAACGCCTATGCCGCAACCGGCATTTCCTCCTGCCACGAACCCATTCAGGCCGCGGAAGCCATCGACCGGCTGCGCCTGGGTTTTTACGTGATGGTCCGGGAAGGAAGCGTTCGCCGGGACCTTGAGGCCATAGCCGAAATCAGAGATGCCGGCGTGGACCTGCGGCGCCTGGTACTGGTCTCGGACGGTCTTTCGCCCGCTGAACTGGCAAAATACGGCTATATGGAACATATTGTCCAGAAAGCCATCGACTGCGGGTTTGCACCGGTTGACGCGATCCGGATGGCCACCTTGAACGTGGCCGAGCATTTCGGCATTGACGACCTTGTAGGCGCGATTGCCCCCGGCCGTTACGCGGATATGGCCATTATTCCGGACATGGAAACCATTTCACCGGAACTGGTGATTTCCAGCGGCGAAATCATCGCGCGGAACGGAAAGGCATTAACTGCGGCAAAATCGCATGTCTTTTCATCAGAAAGCCGGCAGACCGTCCGGCTGCCAAGGCGGCTTGCGGCCAAGGATTTTGAAATTGGCGCTGACCCTCTGAAAAGCACTCATACGGTGCGCGTCATTGAACTGGTGACCGACTTGGTTACCCGGGAACGCTTGATGGAGCTGCCTGCGGAAAACGGCCGGATCAACCTCCCGGCTGATGATGATGTTCAAAAAATCGCCGCCATTGACCGGGCCCATACCCCCGGCGATATGTTCGTGGGGCTCATAAAGGGACTGGGCCTGGCATCCGGAGCCTTTGCCACCAGCGCCACCTGGGATTCCGCGGATATCATCGCGGCAGGGGCGGATGAAGCGGACATGGCGCTTGCGGTCAACCGGATTCAGGCGTTAAACGGAGGCGTCGTGGTATGCAGCCAGGGCCATATCCTGGCTGAGATGCCGCTTCCGATTTTCGGGGTCATATCCGATCAGCCGGCAAAAGCCGTTGAAGAGCAGGCCGCGGCAATTGACGAGGCACTTGCCGAACTCGGGGTCTCACTCAGGGATCCGGCCCTGACCCTTGCCACCCTCACCACGGCCGCCATCCCGTTTTTCCGCATCTGCGAGGAGGGGTATGTGAATTTAAAGGATGGAAGTACCTTAGGGCTGTTTGTTTAA